A single Rhopalosiphum padi isolate XX-2018 chromosome 4, ASM2088224v1, whole genome shotgun sequence DNA region contains:
- the LOC132930199 gene encoding UDP-glucosyltransferase 2-like isoform X3 gives MERVTKQCVPAAAVTCAFVVLCAVSPPTTAVNVLAIEPLPARSHWTFMRAVVRAMATGGSGHNVTVYTPFASSSAATAGVCDGGPIGCGYVEIPLWLGVPDKVALDVRTAVADFADQWRFVGIAVDKSRTACGRLDRMAAAGHFTADVRYDMVVVELVSSECTSRVSSALGDVPLVYVFPSPMASWMEAKALGTSPGPSYAARMFARYAVPDTFARRLENAYGWTVMAALQWLHERDDDQTGYRKPAVTFVNTDTTVEKSVPTVQNMIGIGGVHLPPLEPILPDILKFIEESPNGVIYFTFGTVVALSTMPDHIQNAFKDALAELPQRVLLKYEGEMKDKPKNVMTSKWLPQRDILKHPNVKLFIGHGGISGVYEAVDAGVPILGFPLFYDQPRNMANLVDAGMALSLDLFSVTKNTLLSAINEIINNET, from the exons atggAACGTGTTACAAAACAGTGCGTCCCCGCTGCCGCCGTGACCTGTGCGTTCGTTGTGCTTTGTGCGGTATCGCCTCCGACGACAGCCGTCAACGTGCTGGCCATCGAACCATTGCCGGCCCGGAGCCATTGGACGTTTATGCGGGCGGTGGTCAGGGCGATGGCCACCGGTGGCAGTGGTCACAACGTGACGGTGTATACGCCGTTCGCGTCGTCATCGGCGGCTACTGCTGGCGTCTGTGACGGGGGCCCTATCGGTTGCGGGTACGTGGAAATACCGCTGTGGCTTGGCGTGCCCGATAAGGTTGCGCTGGACGTGCGGACAGCCGTCGCTGATTTCGCAGACCAGTGGCGGTTTGTGGGCATTGCCGTGGACAAGAGCAGGACGGCGTGTGGCCGGCTGGACCGAATGGCAGCCGCCGGCCACTTTACGGCCGATGTACGGTACGACATGGTCGTCGTCGAGCTCGTGTCATCCGAGTGCACGTCTCGCGTGTCCAGCGCACTGGGTGACGTGCCGCTCGTGTATGTGTTCCCGTCGCCGATGGCCTCGTGGATGGAGGCCAAAGCGCTGGGCACCAGCCCCGGCCCGTCGTATGCGGCCCGGATGTTCGCCCGATACGCGGTGCCCGACACGTTTGCTAGGCGGCTGGAGAACGCGTACGGCTGGACCGTGATGGCAGCGTTACAATGGTTACACGAGCGAGACGACGATCAGACCGGCTACCGTAAGCCCGCTGTCACGTTCGTCAACACGGATACGACTGTGGAAAAATCCGTGCCCACCGTTCAGAATATGATCGGGATCGGCGGTGTACATCTTCCGCCACTTGAACCTATACTTCCG gatattttaaaatttatcgagGAATCGCCAAACGGAGTTATTTACTTTACATTTGGTACCGTAGTCGCACTATCAACAATGCCGGACCATATTCAAAACGCTTTCAAAGATGCATTAGCTGAACTTCCTCAAAGAGTATTGCTGAAATATGAAGGAGAAATGAAGGATAAACCAAAAAATGTGATGACAAGCAAATGGTTGCCTCAACGAGATATATTGA agCATCCCAATGTAAAGTTATTTATTGGCCATGGAGGTATATCGGGAGTCTACGAAGCTGTGGACGCCGGCGTCCCAATCCTAGGATTCCCCTTGTTCTATGATCAACCAAGAAACATGGCAAATTTGGTCGATGCAGGTATGGCGTTGTCATTGGATTTGTTTTCAGTAACCAAAAATACACTTTTAAGTGctattaatgaaattatcaaTAATGAAACGTAA
- the LOC132930199 gene encoding UDP-glucosyltransferase 2-like isoform X1 produces the protein MERVTKQCVPAAAVTCAFVVLCAVSPPTTAVNVLAIEPLPARSHWTFMRAVVRAMATGGSGHNVTVYTPFASSSAATAGVCDGGPIGCGYVEIPLWLGVPDKVALDVRTAVADFADQWRFVGIAVDKSRTACGRLDRMAAAGHFTADVRYDMVVVELVSSECTSRVSSALGDVPLVYVFPSPMASWMEAKALGTSPGPSYAARMFARYAVPDTFARRLENAYGWTVMAALQWLHERDDDQTGYRKPAVTFVNTDTTVEKSVPTVQNMIGIGGVHLPPLEPILPDILKFIEESPNGVIYFTFGTVVALSTMPDHIQNAFKDALAELPQRVLLKYEGEMKDKPKNVMTSKWLPQRDILKHPNVKLFIGHGGISGVYEAVDAGVPILGFPLFYDQPRNMANLVDAGMALSLDLFSVTKNTLLSAINEIINNETYSKNAKIVSDRFKDRPMSPADSVVYWTEYIIRHKGAPHLRSHALNLTWYQYFLLDVIAVVLLIILSVFYTALKTLQLINKIIFKPSSKSKSKPD, from the exons atggAACGTGTTACAAAACAGTGCGTCCCCGCTGCCGCCGTGACCTGTGCGTTCGTTGTGCTTTGTGCGGTATCGCCTCCGACGACAGCCGTCAACGTGCTGGCCATCGAACCATTGCCGGCCCGGAGCCATTGGACGTTTATGCGGGCGGTGGTCAGGGCGATGGCCACCGGTGGCAGTGGTCACAACGTGACGGTGTATACGCCGTTCGCGTCGTCATCGGCGGCTACTGCTGGCGTCTGTGACGGGGGCCCTATCGGTTGCGGGTACGTGGAAATACCGCTGTGGCTTGGCGTGCCCGATAAGGTTGCGCTGGACGTGCGGACAGCCGTCGCTGATTTCGCAGACCAGTGGCGGTTTGTGGGCATTGCCGTGGACAAGAGCAGGACGGCGTGTGGCCGGCTGGACCGAATGGCAGCCGCCGGCCACTTTACGGCCGATGTACGGTACGACATGGTCGTCGTCGAGCTCGTGTCATCCGAGTGCACGTCTCGCGTGTCCAGCGCACTGGGTGACGTGCCGCTCGTGTATGTGTTCCCGTCGCCGATGGCCTCGTGGATGGAGGCCAAAGCGCTGGGCACCAGCCCCGGCCCGTCGTATGCGGCCCGGATGTTCGCCCGATACGCGGTGCCCGACACGTTTGCTAGGCGGCTGGAGAACGCGTACGGCTGGACCGTGATGGCAGCGTTACAATGGTTACACGAGCGAGACGACGATCAGACCGGCTACCGTAAGCCCGCTGTCACGTTCGTCAACACGGATACGACTGTGGAAAAATCCGTGCCCACCGTTCAGAATATGATCGGGATCGGCGGTGTACATCTTCCGCCACTTGAACCTATACTTCCG gatattttaaaatttatcgagGAATCGCCAAACGGAGTTATTTACTTTACATTTGGTACCGTAGTCGCACTATCAACAATGCCGGACCATATTCAAAACGCTTTCAAAGATGCATTAGCTGAACTTCCTCAAAGAGTATTGCTGAAATATGAAGGAGAAATGAAGGATAAACCAAAAAATGTGATGACAAGCAAATGGTTGCCTCAACGAGATATATTGA agCATCCCAATGTAAAGTTATTTATTGGCCATGGAGGTATATCGGGAGTCTACGAAGCTGTGGACGCCGGCGTCCCAATCCTAGGATTCCCCTTGTTCTATGATCAACCAAGAAACATGGCAAATTTGGTCGATGCAGGTATGGCGTTGTCATTGGATTTGTTTTCAGTAACCAAAAATACACTTTTAAGTGctattaatgaaattatcaaTAATGAAAC GTATTCAAAAAATGCTAAAATTGTTTCTGATAGATTTAAAGACCGACCTATGTCGCCGGCCGATTCGGTCGTTTACTGGACGGAATACATTATTCGTCACAAAGGTGCACCGCACTTGAGATCTCACGCACTTAATTTAACatggtatcaatattttttactggACGTTATAGcagttgtattattaataattttatcagtttTTTACACTGCATTGAAAACATTGCAGttgataaacaaaattatttttaaaccatcaTCAAAATCGAAATCAAAACCGGATTAA
- the LOC132930199 gene encoding UDP-glucosyltransferase 2-like isoform X2 yields MTGRPSWCGLAAVCLLVATAGLPRPVHAARVLAVETVAAKSHWNVMKGVLHALVGRGHAVKVYTPFPDHGTPPTDNYTEVETSAHYHISDTDETATAAVNMNASVVVPLFARTSFMVPFIANSSRLVCDIMDRFLSRDVGAYDLFITEPLGSDCVSHAARRLGVPLVYVVPAPLLPWIETAAFGHYSNPAVVPHLFAAYAVSDTFYRRLHSVAMHLYTVVANYWYTATAAAVERRPYDLAPPVIPALVFVNTHHVTEPPRPVPANRVDVGGIHLTAPRPLPADILKFIEESPNGVIYFTFGTVVALSTMPDHIQNAFKDALAELPQRVLLKYEGEMKDKPKNVMTSKWLPQRDILKHPNVKLFIGHGGISGVYEAVDAGVPILGFPLFYDQPRNMANLVDAGMALSLDLFSVTKNTLLSAINEIINNETYSKNAKIVSDRFKDRPMSPADSVVYWTEYIIRHKGAPHLRSHALNLTWYQYFLLDVIAVVLLIILSVFYTALKTLQLINKIIFKPSSKSKSKPD; encoded by the exons ATGACCGGACGACCATCGTGGTGTGGACTCGCGGCCGTTTGCTTGCTGGTGGCTACTGCGGGTTTGCCGCGGCCCGTGCACGCGGCCCGCGTGCTGGCAGTCGAGACGGTGGCCGCCAAGAGCCACTGGAACGTCATGAAAGGCGTGCTGCACGCCTTGGTTGGCCGCGGCCACGCGGTGAAGGTTTACACGCCGTTCCCGGACCACGGGACGCCGCCGACCGACAACTATACGGAGGTGGAGACGTCCGCCCATTACCACATTAGCGACACGGACGAGACCGCGACGGCTGCTGTCAACATGAATGCCTCCGTGGTGGTGCCGCTGTTCGCCCGGACGTCGTTCATGGTGCCATTCATCGCCAACTCTAGCCGTCTCGTGTGCGACATCATGGACCGATTCCTGTCGCGAGACGTCGGCGCCTACGACCTGTTCATCACGGAACCGCTGGGCAGCGACTGCGTGTCGCACGCGGCACGGCGGCTCGGCGTTCCGCTCGTCTACGTCGTTCCCGCGCCCCTGCTGCCCTGGATCGAAACGGCCGCGTTCGGCCACTACTCCAACCCGGCGGTCGTGCCGCACCTGTTCGCCGCGTACGCTGTGTCCGACACGTTCTACCGGCGACTGCACAGCGTGGCCATGCACCTGTACACGGTGGTCGCCAACTACTGGTACACGGCGACCGCGGCTGCCGTCGAACGTCGGCCCTACGACCTCGCGCCGCCCGTCATACCCGCCCTGGTTTTCGTCAACACTCACCACGTTACCGAACCACCCAGACCCGTGCCGGCGAACCGCGTGGACGTCGGCGGCATACATTTGACCGCACCCCGACCGCTGCCGGCC gatattttaaaatttatcgagGAATCGCCAAACGGAGTTATTTACTTTACATTTGGTACCGTAGTCGCACTATCAACAATGCCGGACCATATTCAAAACGCTTTCAAAGATGCATTAGCTGAACTTCCTCAAAGAGTATTGCTGAAATATGAAGGAGAAATGAAGGATAAACCAAAAAATGTGATGACAAGCAAATGGTTGCCTCAACGAGATATATTGA agCATCCCAATGTAAAGTTATTTATTGGCCATGGAGGTATATCGGGAGTCTACGAAGCTGTGGACGCCGGCGTCCCAATCCTAGGATTCCCCTTGTTCTATGATCAACCAAGAAACATGGCAAATTTGGTCGATGCAGGTATGGCGTTGTCATTGGATTTGTTTTCAGTAACCAAAAATACACTTTTAAGTGctattaatgaaattatcaaTAATGAAAC GTATTCAAAAAATGCTAAAATTGTTTCTGATAGATTTAAAGACCGACCTATGTCGCCGGCCGATTCGGTCGTTTACTGGACGGAATACATTATTCGTCACAAAGGTGCACCGCACTTGAGATCTCACGCACTTAATTTAACatggtatcaatattttttactggACGTTATAGcagttgtattattaataattttatcagtttTTTACACTGCATTGAAAACATTGCAGttgataaacaaaattatttttaaaccatcaTCAAAATCGAAATCAAAACCGGATTAA
- the LOC132930692 gene encoding UDP-glucosyltransferase 2-like isoform X1 — MYTKKRFWVETECHCVNIYSKDILKFIYFSTGIGEHTIMKKFIKILIIAFYLGVAVLYLKPVEGDQILAISTIGGKSHWNFMEGILRALTEYGHNVTVMTPFPSGNRENYTEIDVSNETFSMLRLDIELVQKHLTSYFHTIHYANIYSRKTCKILYENSFIKNILTDYRSDFDVIFIELMASECVSYLSAKLDIPLIYVIPPPLISYLERSVLGHYPNPAVVSHVLANHNIPRTMFERFTNTGLLFYTSFLLQYKSWSARIADKESFDQIEPIKPSIIFSNAHFITDAPRPIPPSVIQVGGIHLSPPKKIPDDVLEFIENSPHGVIFFTLGSVVAVSSIPVNIRNNIIKVLSQVPQRVLLKYEDEMIDKPENIMVRKWFPQRDILVHPNVKLFISHGGISGVYEAVDAGVPVLGFPVFFDQSRNLKNLVDAGMAISMNLDSVTKDTFMKAILELVKNKKYMQNAKIASDRFKDRPLSPSKAVDYWTRYVIRHKGAPHLKSQALNLNWYQYFLLDVIAVVILVILLFYYAIYKTFIFIKKIMFVSNRNQNLSDNFFY; from the exons atgtatacaaaaaaacgaTTCTGGGTGGAAACGGAATGTCACTGTGTCAACATCTATTCGaaggatattttaaaatttatttatttttctactg gtATTGGTGAGCATACCATTatgaaaaaattcataaaaatattgataattgcaTTTTATCTCGGCGTTGCTGTGTTGTATTTAAAACCAGTGGAAGGTGATCAAATTTTGGCTATTTCAACAATAGGTGGGAAGAGCCATTGGAATTTTATGGAAGGTATACTTCGTGCATTAACAGAATACGGTCATAACGTAACAGTTATGACACCTTTTCCCAGTGGCAACAGAGAAAATTATACGGAGATAGATGTATCCAATGAAACATTCTCAATGTTACGGTTGGATATTGAATTGGTGCAAAAACACCTTACTTCATACTTCCATACAATACATTATGCTAATATATATAGTCGAAAAACTTGCaagatattatatgaaaatagttTCATTAAGAACATACTGACCGATTACAGATCAGATTTTGATGTCATCTTCATTGAGTTAATGGCATCAGAATGCGTTTCATATTTATCGGCTAAACTAGACATACCATTAATATATGTCATACCACCGCCTCTAATATCCTACTTAGAACGTTCTGTCTTAGGACATTATCCAAACCCAGCTGTTGTATCACATGTATTAGCTAATCACAACATTCCCAGAACAATGTTTGAAAGATTTACAAACACGgggttattgttttatacatcaTTTTTGCTTCAATACAAAAGTTGGTCCGCAAGAATAGCTGATAAAGAGTCATTTGATCAAATCGAACCAATTAAACCTTCCATAATATTTAGCAACGCACATTTTATAACCGATGCTCCAAGACCTATACCACCAAGTGTGATTCAAGTCGGTGGTATACATCTGAGTCCACCAAAAAAAATACCTGac gaTGTTTTAGAATTCATCGAAAACTCACCACAtggggttattttttttacattaggtTCTGTCGTGGCAGTATCTTCAATACCAGTAAATATTAGAAACaacattataaaagtattaagtcAAGTTCCTCAGAGAGTGTTGTTAAAATATGAAGATGAAATGATCGATAAACCAGAGAATATCATGGTAAGAAAATGGTTTCCTCAACGAGATATACTTG tgcatcctaatgtaaaattatttattagtcacGGAGGAATATCTGGAGTGTATGAGGCAGTGGATGCCGGTGTTCCGGTTCTCGGATTTCCCGTGTTCTTTGATCAatcaagaaatttaaaaaatttagtagATGCAGGAATGGCAATTTCAATGAACCTTGATTCTGTGACTAAGGACACGTTCATGAAGGCTATTTTAGAACTCGTTAAGAATAAAAA gtacatGCAAAATGCTAAAATTGCTTCTGATCGTTTTAAAGACCGTCCACTGTCACCGTCAAAAGCCGTTGATTATTGGACGAGATACGTTATTCGCCACAAAGGCGCTCCTCACTTAAAATCTCAGGCGCTCAATTTGAATTGGTATCAATACTTTTTACTGGACGTCATTGCTGTTGTcatattggttattttattattttattatgctatttataaaacatttatatttataaaaaaaattatgtttgtgtCAAATCGAAATCAAAATCTGAGTGATaactttttttactaa
- the LOC132930692 gene encoding UDP-glucosyltransferase 2-like isoform X2 codes for MKKFIKILIIAFYLGVAVLYLKPVEGDQILAISTIGGKSHWNFMEGILRALTEYGHNVTVMTPFPSGNRENYTEIDVSNETFSMLRLDIELVQKHLTSYFHTIHYANIYSRKTCKILYENSFIKNILTDYRSDFDVIFIELMASECVSYLSAKLDIPLIYVIPPPLISYLERSVLGHYPNPAVVSHVLANHNIPRTMFERFTNTGLLFYTSFLLQYKSWSARIADKESFDQIEPIKPSIIFSNAHFITDAPRPIPPSVIQVGGIHLSPPKKIPDDVLEFIENSPHGVIFFTLGSVVAVSSIPVNIRNNIIKVLSQVPQRVLLKYEDEMIDKPENIMVRKWFPQRDILVHPNVKLFISHGGISGVYEAVDAGVPVLGFPVFFDQSRNLKNLVDAGMAISMNLDSVTKDTFMKAILELVKNKKYMQNAKIASDRFKDRPLSPSKAVDYWTRYVIRHKGAPHLKSQALNLNWYQYFLLDVIAVVILVILLFYYAIYKTFIFIKKIMFVSNRNQNLSDNFFY; via the exons atgaaaaaattcataaaaatattgataattgcaTTTTATCTCGGCGTTGCTGTGTTGTATTTAAAACCAGTGGAAGGTGATCAAATTTTGGCTATTTCAACAATAGGTGGGAAGAGCCATTGGAATTTTATGGAAGGTATACTTCGTGCATTAACAGAATACGGTCATAACGTAACAGTTATGACACCTTTTCCCAGTGGCAACAGAGAAAATTATACGGAGATAGATGTATCCAATGAAACATTCTCAATGTTACGGTTGGATATTGAATTGGTGCAAAAACACCTTACTTCATACTTCCATACAATACATTATGCTAATATATATAGTCGAAAAACTTGCaagatattatatgaaaatagttTCATTAAGAACATACTGACCGATTACAGATCAGATTTTGATGTCATCTTCATTGAGTTAATGGCATCAGAATGCGTTTCATATTTATCGGCTAAACTAGACATACCATTAATATATGTCATACCACCGCCTCTAATATCCTACTTAGAACGTTCTGTCTTAGGACATTATCCAAACCCAGCTGTTGTATCACATGTATTAGCTAATCACAACATTCCCAGAACAATGTTTGAAAGATTTACAAACACGgggttattgttttatacatcaTTTTTGCTTCAATACAAAAGTTGGTCCGCAAGAATAGCTGATAAAGAGTCATTTGATCAAATCGAACCAATTAAACCTTCCATAATATTTAGCAACGCACATTTTATAACCGATGCTCCAAGACCTATACCACCAAGTGTGATTCAAGTCGGTGGTATACATCTGAGTCCACCAAAAAAAATACCTGac gaTGTTTTAGAATTCATCGAAAACTCACCACAtggggttattttttttacattaggtTCTGTCGTGGCAGTATCTTCAATACCAGTAAATATTAGAAACaacattataaaagtattaagtcAAGTTCCTCAGAGAGTGTTGTTAAAATATGAAGATGAAATGATCGATAAACCAGAGAATATCATGGTAAGAAAATGGTTTCCTCAACGAGATATACTTG tgcatcctaatgtaaaattatttattagtcacGGAGGAATATCTGGAGTGTATGAGGCAGTGGATGCCGGTGTTCCGGTTCTCGGATTTCCCGTGTTCTTTGATCAatcaagaaatttaaaaaatttagtagATGCAGGAATGGCAATTTCAATGAACCTTGATTCTGTGACTAAGGACACGTTCATGAAGGCTATTTTAGAACTCGTTAAGAATAAAAA gtacatGCAAAATGCTAAAATTGCTTCTGATCGTTTTAAAGACCGTCCACTGTCACCGTCAAAAGCCGTTGATTATTGGACGAGATACGTTATTCGCCACAAAGGCGCTCCTCACTTAAAATCTCAGGCGCTCAATTTGAATTGGTATCAATACTTTTTACTGGACGTCATTGCTGTTGTcatattggttattttattattttattatgctatttataaaacatttatatttataaaaaaaattatgtttgtgtCAAATCGAAATCAAAATCTGAGTGATaactttttttactaa
- the LOC132931064 gene encoding UDP-glucosyltransferase 2-like, with amino-acid sequence MTFIKKLIITFYCSVATLYYEPVGIERILAIGAIAGKSHWNFMEGIIRALTEHGHNVTVLTPFPSGDRENYTEIDVSKEIRALMRLDIDKVNKELNSHFDLINFVNDYSRNSCKILYENNFIKNILTDSRSDFDVIFIELMASECVSYLSAKLDIPLIYVTPPPLISYLERSILGHYPNPAVVSHVLANHNIPRTMFERFTNTGLLFYTSFLLQYKSWSARIADKESFDQIEPIKPSIIFSNAHFITDASRPIPPSVIQVGGIHLSPPKKIPDDILEFIENSPHGVIYFTLGSVVAVSSLPKNIRNDIIKVLSQVPQRVLLKYEDEMVDKPENIMVKKWFPQRDILVHPNVKLFISHGGISGVYEAVDAGVPVLGFPVFFDQSRNLKNLVDAGMAISMNLDSVTKDTFMKAILELVKNKKYMQNAKIASNRFKDRPLSPSKAVDYWTRYVIRHKGAPHLKSQALNLKWYQYFLLDVIAVVILVILLLYYAFYKIFTFVKKIMFASWTKSKSKFE; translated from the exons ATGACATTCATTAAGAAATTGATTATCACATTTTATTGCAGTGTTGCAACGTTGTATTATGAACCAGTAGGAATTGAACGAATTTTGGCTATTGGAGCAATAGCTGGAAAGAGCCATTGGAATTTTATGGAAGGAATAATTCGAGCATTAACAGAACATGGCCATAACGTAACAGTTTTGACACCATTTCCTAGTGGTGACAGGGAAAATTATACAGAAATAGATGTATCTAAAGAAATTAGGGCTTTAATGAGGTTGGATATTGACAAAGTGAATAAAGAACTTAATTCACATttcgatttaattaattttgtcaacgATTATAGTCGAAattcttgtaaaatattatatgaaaataatttcattaagaaCATACTGACCGATTCTAGATCAGATTTTGATGTCATTTTCATTGAGTTAATGGCATCAGAATGCGTTTCATATTTATCGGCTAAACTAGACATACCATTAATATATGTCACACCACCGCCTCTAATATCCTACTTAGAACGTTCTATCTTAGGACATTATCCAAACCCAGCTGTTGTATCACATGTATTAGCTAATCACAACATTCCCAGAACAATGTTTGAAAGATTTACAAACACGgggttattgttttatacatcaTTTTTGCTTCAATACAAAAGTTGGTCCGCAAGAATAGCTGATAAAGAGTCATTTGATCAAATCGAACCTATTAAACCCTCCATAATATTTAGCAACGCACATTTCATAACCGATGCTTCAAGACCTATACCACCAAGTGTGATTCAAGTCGGTGGTATACATCTGAGTCCACCAAAAAAAATACCTGAC gATATTTTAGAATTCATAGAAAACTCACCACACGGAGTCATCTATTTTACATTGGGTTCTGTCGTGGCAGTATCTTCGCTACCGAAAAATATTAGAAACGACATTATAAAAGTATTGAGTCAAGTTCCTCAGAgagtgttattaaaatatgaagatGAAATGGTCGATAAACCAGAGAATATCATGGTTAAAAAGTGGTTTCCTCAACGAGATATACTTG tgcatcctaatgtaaaattatttattagtcacGGAGGAATATCTGGAGTGTATGAGGCAGTGGATGCCGGTGTTCCGGTTCTCGGATTTCCCGTGTTCTTTGATCAatcaagaaatttaaaaaatttagtagATGCAGGAATGGCAATTTCAATGAACCTTGATTCTGTGACTAAGGACACATTCATGAAGGCTATTTTAGAACTCGTTAAGAATAAAAA atacatgCAGAACGCTAAAATTGCTTCTAATCGTTTTAAAGACCGTCCACTGTCACCGTCGAAAGCCGTTGATTATTGGACGAGATACGTTATTCGCCACAAAGGCGCTCCTCACTTAAAATCTCAGGCGCTCAATTTGAAATGGTATCAATACTTTTTACTGGACGTCATTGCTGTTgtcatattagttattttattattatattatgctttttacaaaatttttacatttgtaaaaaaaattatgtttgcaTCATGGACAAAATCGAAATCAAAATTTgagtga
- the LOC132931067 gene encoding UDP-glucosyltransferase 2-like, which produces MLRPTIITILFVCGWSTIILPADSARILAVELTGGRSHWNFMSSVLRSLIEKGHNLTIFSPFTDIDFCGVNCSLIDTSKDYPTISSISFVNVLTTYSSITQLISQGVSFTRSRCDAMYNNNDINKILTVKNNSGYEILIIEPMAGECASHIAGILQIPVVYLIPSPMLTFIEPLIFGHIPNPAFVSHILSNHAFLKTFGQRCINAALLAYSLIAREYHEWIIKKTQPQSYDSAESIKPSLVFVNSHHITEQSRQIPQNLIPIGGIHLSQPKTISKILRKTRSTVVYCYYNFLFK; this is translated from the exons atgttACGACCAacgattataacaatattgtttgtaTGTGGATGGTCCACAATAATTTTGCCAGCCGATTCGGCACGTATTTTAGCAGTTGAGCTGACAGGTGGAAGAAGCCATTGGAATTTCATGAGTTCGGTATTGCGGTCTTTAATAGAAAAAGGCCACAATTTGACCATTTTTTCTCCATTTACCGATATTGATTTTTGTGGTGTGAACTGTTCTTTGATAGATACATCTAAAGACTATCCAACTATAAGTTCGATAAGCTTTGTAAATGTCTTAACAACATATAGTTCGATCACACAGCTTATATCTCAAGGCGTTAGTTTTACACGAAGTCGTTGTGACgctatgtataataacaatgacataaataagattttaacggtaaaaaataattctggttacgagattttaattattgaaccGATGGCCGGCGAGTGTGCTTCACACATAGCAGGCATTCTTCAAATTCCTGTGGTGTACCTTATCCCTTCGCCAATGTTAACATTCATAGAACCATTAATTTTTGGTCATATACCAAACCCTGCATTTGTATCCCATATATTAAGTAACCATGCATTTCTCAAAACATTTGGTCAGAGATGTATCAACGCAGCGCTATTGGCATACAGTTTGATCGCAAGAGAATACCACGAatggataattaaaaaaactcagcCACAGTCTTATGATTCGGCCGAGTCTATCAAACCTTCGCTTGTTTTTGTCAACTCCCATCACATTACTGAACAATCGAGGCAAATCCCACAAAATTTGATACCGATTGGCGGTATACATCTCAGCCAACCAAAAACTATATCAAAA atactcCGCAAAACTAGAAGCACGGTGGTATATTGCtactataattttctatttaaataa